The genomic window CAACCAAGTCGGCATCTTGTTGCGACTCGTAGTAGTTGTAAGTAACTTGCAACGCTTGGTCGTCATCAAGCTGGTAACCCAACTTAGTGAAATAGTTTTGCGTGGTGGTTTCCGATAAGCCGTAAATCAAGCCAATAATGTCGCCTTCGGCATCGCGCTCTAAACCAGTTTTATCGTAAGTAGCACTAAATACATAGCTAAATTTATCCACGCTACCATCTACAGTGCCATTTAAACGCTGACCGAAACTATCAGCTAAATCTACCGCGCTAAAGCGTGTAAGTACACTCGCCTCACCGCCAACCGTGCGGCTTTCATCAGGCTTGCGGGTAATGTAGTTGATCATTCCACCCGCTGCACCATTACCGTAAACAGAGCTTGCGCCTTTTACTACTTCAATACGCTCAATTACGCTGCCATCCAGAGTGCGAATACCAAGCGACCCATTTCGCAAAGGCGTAGATTGCGGCACGCCGTCAATCATAACTAGTGCATTACGACCGCGCAGTGTTTGCGCGGAGTTACTTGAAGTACCTGTTGCAGGGGCCATACCAGGTACTTTAATAGCCAGCATATTTTGCAGCTCAGGACTTACGCGCATTTGCTGCTCTATTTCAGCCCTGCCCACTACGGCCACAGAAGCAGGTACTTCGCTTTGGCTTTCTGCAACACGGCTACCCGTAACGATCATCTCTTCTAGCTGCCCCGCCACGGCAGAGCCACTTATACCGTATACAGCAAGTGCTGCAACGGTGGACGCTAAAACTGACTTTTTCATTTTTCACCTAAACGTTGAATCATATATAGGCGCCGGATTCTACATAAATATAAATATACATGCAAATCATTATCATTTAGATGCACATTAACCTAACCCCCTCTAAGCATAAAAGTGCCATTTATTTGCAACTAGCTCAAACACACCCTACGTTAAAGCCTATAAATAAGCCATCAGCTATATAGGCACATTTAAAGAACAGCAAAATAATGACACTTCAAAGTAAAAGCTAACATTTTAGTACCCGCCATTTTGGTATAAATATTCCATCTAAACCAAATTCAAGCGGTGCATTATGACGACACACACTCTAAGAGTTGCACGGGTAGAAAATCCCACGGCGAACAGCAAAGCCATCTATTTTGAACCCAACTCCTTGCCTGCTGCATTCGCGGGGCAATTTCTTACCCTTATTGTGCGCCCAAACGACAAAGAGCTTCGCAGAGCATATTCCCTTTTCACCACACCAGAAGAAGGTTTGGCGATTGGTGTTAAACGGGTACCTGGCGGCATAGTCTCGAATTACCTCAACACTTACGCACGCGCGGGAATGGAAATACAAGTTGCAGGCCCGAGTGGCAATTTCACCTATCGACCAGAAAAAAACACCGGCGCAAAACACCTTATATTAGTTGGTGGTGGCAGTGGTATTACTCCGCTTATGGCCATTTTAAAAACCGCGCTCGCACAGCAACATGTAGAGCATATAACCCTTTTATATGCCAATACCTGCGAGCAAGAAATAATGTTTGCGCATGAACTAAACACATTAGCTGAAGCAAACCGCGAAAAGTTTACGCTAATTCATTACCTAAACTCAGAAAACACACAACAAATAAAGCAACGCCAAAAAGGCCTGCTAGGTTGGCTAGGCAAAACTACAAGCTACACCACCGCAGGTTTTTTAACGCAAGAGAAAGCTCTAGAGATTTTAAAGCAACATAATATTGCTGTAAGTAATACACAACAGCCCTCTACTTACGCATATTTATGCGGCCCAGGAGGGTTCATGACACTCGCAGAGCAAGCTCTACTAAATATTGGTGTTGCATCTACGAATATAAAAAAGGAAAACTTCGTTGCCAGTGCACCCAGCAACCCTACCCCTAATTTTACGCCGCCAAACTGCGAAGCCAGAGTAAAAATAGCCGGCGACTACAAGCGCTTCACGGTACCTTCTGGCAAAAATATTTTACAAGCAGCCATAGACGCCAATATTGATTGGCCCTTTTCATGCCGTGAAGGAAGCTGCACCGCCTGCTACAGCCGCTGCACTTCGGGGCAAGTGCACTTGCTTAGCGATAGCGCGCTTAGCAACCAAGAGCTAGCCGAAGGGGGTGTACTACCCTGCGTTGGCTTTCCTAAAAGTAAAAAGCTTGAGCTAGTTATCGACTAGCTTTGCGCTGCACATCAAACCAGATTAAATAAAACCGAATAAGTAAACCCAACCAATTCGGATATTTTTTTATTACTACTACATAGAGACACACCCCATGATAAACCCGAGCGAATATATTATTGAAGAGCAGTGGTTTAACGCCGAGCTACCACGGCAAGAATTTAGGCAATTTATGCAAAGAAATAACTATAGGGGCCTGCTAGATACAGCACTATGGTTTACCTGCTTAGCCTTGAGCGGATATTTAGCCTACACATTGTTAGGCACTTATTGGGCAATACCCGCGTTTTTTGTTTACGGGGTGTTTTATTGTGCTTGCGATGCGCGCTGGCATGAGAGCAGCCACGGCACGGTTTTCCATACAGCATGGCTTAATACAGCGCTGTGCTTTATAGCAACCGCTATGCAGCAGCGGGATATTATTTTTACCCACTGGTCACATGTGCGCCATCACTCTTATACATTAATTAATGATATAGACCCAGAAATAACAGTTACCCGCCCGCCCACATTTTGGGAGCACTTTTTAAATTTTTGGAGCCTAGGCGAAGCTAAATACTATATACCTATTCTCTTTCAGCATGCATTTGGCATTGTAAGTAAAGATGCAAAGAAGTTTGTACCCAAAGAGGAGTACACCAAAATGTTTTGGTGGGCCCGCGCAAGCCTATTGGTAAACCTTATCCCCATAGCACTGTGTTTCTACTTACATAGCGTAGTGCCAATTTTATTTTTTGGTTTACCTAAAATATATGGCAACTTAATTCAGCGCGCATTTATTTTGGCGCAACATGCAGGGCTAGATGACGACACATGGGATCATCGCCGCAATTCGCGCACTATAAAGGTTAACCCACTACTTGGGTTTCTTTATATGAATATGCAGTACCACACCGAGCACCATATGAACCCATTAATGCCGTTTCACCAATTGCCTAAGTTTTCGAAACGCATTGCAGACCAAATGCCCAAGCCCTACAACGGACTGATTGCGGTGTACAAAGAAATGCTACCAGCACTGCGCAAACAAGCCAAAGACCCAACTTATTTTGTAGAGCGCGAACTACCCACCGCCAAACAAGAACGAAAAGTAAAGCGTATTAAACCGTTAGAGCCCGATGCAGTAATGGTTCCCATGGCGGCGAAAAAGCAAACATCTGGCCAAACAGACGTTATTGCAAGCGATAGCCCCCTTGCCGAAAACATACAATGGCATAAAGCAATAGTAGCGCATGAGCTAGGCGAAAATGATGCCGTAAAAGTTTGCATTAACGGGAATCACTACGCTATTTACCAATTACAACATGGCAGCTATCACGCCACCGATGGTATTTGCAGCCACGAACACGCATTCCTCGCCGACGGGCTAGTAGACGATGGCAAAGTGCTGTGCCCGAAGCACAATTCAAAGTTTTGCATTAAAACGGGAAAGGCAATGAACAGACCGGCTAAGCAGCCAATTAACGTTTACCCCATTAAAAAAGAAGGCGATGACTTGCTAATTGGTTTAAGTATTCAATAGGCTTAAGCACCTAATAGTCAGCTCATTACCTGCACCCTAAAGCACGCGCTAGAGAAACTTCTAGCACAGGCTTTAGGTTGCACACACAATCAATACCGAAGCAATACCGAAATGCCAACCTCACAAAACAAGCTATAGCAAACGCTCTTTAATTGTAGTTTTGTACTTTTTAGGGGTAACACCAAACTGCTTTTTAAACAGTGCAATAAAGTGAGAGGGGCTAGAAAAATTGAGTTCGTAACTAATATCTGTAATAGAGAATTCGCTCTGGCTTAGCATTCTAGCGGCACTATATAGGCGGTGGCGAATACTATATTCCGAGTAGTTATAGCGAAACACGCTCTTAAACAATCGTGAAAAATAAGATGGCGAAAGGCAACACATTGCAGCCGCCTCGTTAAGTGAGAGCTCGACGCTTTTTTGATGGCGAAATAAGTTTACAACAGGTTCTAACTTAGCATAGCTGCTTGAGTTTTGGATGGCTTCGGTATGGGGCGACTTTAATGGCGAGGCACTTTCTGCCAGCCAAGTGAGTAACAAACGCAATAACGATTGGCTTTTA from Saccharophagus degradans 2-40 includes these protein-coding regions:
- a CDS encoding AraC family transcriptional regulator — its product is MKKNKPYCEPFCIQQGYNFEVHHVSYSDNDPYSCFMHFHEVHELIVFEKIEGTFFYNQGESSLQDYDMVFTPALETHDFELSSRQKSWHIIQFLPSFLADNGLASAESFFKYGMHLRLNACDSKDIHRVVTWLHESYRRDPYSDKSQSLLRLLLTWLAESASPLKSPHTEAIQNSSSYAKLEPVVNLFRHQKSVELSLNEAAAMCCLSPSYFSRLFKSVFRYNYSEYSIRHRLYSAARMLSQSEFSITDISYELNFSSPSHFIALFKKQFGVTPKKYKTTIKERLL
- a CDS encoding ferredoxin--NADP reductase, with amino-acid sequence MTTHTLRVARVENPTANSKAIYFEPNSLPAAFAGQFLTLIVRPNDKELRRAYSLFTTPEEGLAIGVKRVPGGIVSNYLNTYARAGMEIQVAGPSGNFTYRPEKNTGAKHLILVGGGSGITPLMAILKTALAQQHVEHITLLYANTCEQEIMFAHELNTLAEANREKFTLIHYLNSENTQQIKQRQKGLLGWLGKTTSYTTAGFLTQEKALEILKQHNIAVSNTQQPSTYAYLCGPGGFMTLAEQALLNIGVASTNIKKENFVASAPSNPTPNFTPPNCEARVKIAGDYKRFTVPSGKNILQAAIDANIDWPFSCREGSCTACYSRCTSGQVHLLSDSALSNQELAEGGVLPCVGFPKSKKLELVID
- a CDS encoding fatty acid desaturase, whose product is MINPSEYIIEEQWFNAELPRQEFRQFMQRNNYRGLLDTALWFTCLALSGYLAYTLLGTYWAIPAFFVYGVFYCACDARWHESSHGTVFHTAWLNTALCFIATAMQQRDIIFTHWSHVRHHSYTLINDIDPEITVTRPPTFWEHFLNFWSLGEAKYYIPILFQHAFGIVSKDAKKFVPKEEYTKMFWWARASLLVNLIPIALCFYLHSVVPILFFGLPKIYGNLIQRAFILAQHAGLDDDTWDHRRNSRTIKVNPLLGFLYMNMQYHTEHHMNPLMPFHQLPKFSKRIADQMPKPYNGLIAVYKEMLPALRKQAKDPTYFVERELPTAKQERKVKRIKPLEPDAVMVPMAAKKQTSGQTDVIASDSPLAENIQWHKAIVAHELGENDAVKVCINGNHYAIYQLQHGSYHATDGICSHEHAFLADGLVDDGKVLCPKHNSKFCIKTGKAMNRPAKQPINVYPIKKEGDDLLIGLSIQ